aaactaaaattaatcacaaattaaaagaggTATGTGACTAGTGCAATTATTTCCattgttgcaagtaaattgaaacagaggaagtacaaTTTTCGGAAATACTTGCTATTATTAGTGTTAGTGTAGACGAATATATACGTCATCCAAACTAAAATACCCGCTCTCAATTGTGACACGTTGTATAGGAAAATATCACCATCAGTAGCAAGTATTGTGAAGCGGTGGTATTAGCATTCGGTTGTGTAATGCTATTGGGAAAATATCACCATCACTAATAAGAATTATGGAGCTTAGGTAGTTGCACTCGACCGTGTAATGTTATGTGGGAAAATATCACCATCAACAACATATATTGTAAAGTAAGTATTGTGAAGCTGAGATATCCGCGCTCGATTGTAATATTATCTGAAAAAATATCACTATCAGTAGCAAGTATAACTTTTATATAGATAATGAATAAGAAGACTATATTATTGAAATGGATGGTGACCTGTCATTGAATCTGACCCCATTTATGCATGTTACCTTtcaattttcaatcaaaaatcaaataattttgtaaaataagaaaaaatctattaattttcattgttttgGTAAAACCAAAAGCAAGTACTCTACTACTCTAGTAGTAATACTACCAATTAAGCTCTTCCTTCTTCAACATCCAAACTATCTTTTCCTTTAATTAAGCTTCAACAAAATCAAACTATAATCTTTCCTTAATCCCTATTAATTACCCTCTAATTATGCCTTTAATCAAAGATCTTAAACCAAGAAGAAGTGATAGAAATTTAATTATTGGATTAACATGTAATTATGCTACTAATTTCAAATTAATCCTCTTTATTATCTTCCTTCTTTTTTCTACTTTCCTTGCATTCCTCCATTTCATTCCTTCTTCTTACTTCATTTCTTCCTCTTGTcttccggatccggatccggatccaAACCCTCTAACTCATCAACTCCCTACTACGGATCGGATCCTTGAAAATGGAGCTACCAAACGCTATTTTTATCCATTCGGGTCTGGAGCTTACAGTTTCATTTTCATGTCAGCTTACCGTGGAGGTCTTAATAGTTTCGCCATTGTTGGACTTTCTTCCAAACCTTTACACCTTTACAGCCGTCCTACTTACACATGCGAATACAAAACCCAGAACGACACCGTTTTAACCAAAACTTCTAGAATCCTTCCTGACTGGGGTTTTGGAAGAATCTACACAGTTCTTATCATCAACTGTACATTTCCTCATGGGACCCACAACCCTTCCAATGGCGGTCAACTCCTTCTTCATATCCCATCTCCAGTAAATCCTAATTTAACCGATACAATCATAGCCTTAACAGAAAAACCCTTTTCGTGGGACCCATCAAACTTTCTCTCTCCACCAAAATTTGAATTCCTCTACTGCGGATCCCCACTGTACGGTAACCTAAGCCCGCAGAGAATGCGTGAATGGATCGCGTATCACGTTAGATTGTTCGGGAAGAAATCACACTTTGCGATTTATGATGCAGGTGGGGTCCACAAAGAAGTAATGGAGGTTTTGAAGCCATGGATGGATCTTGGGTATATAAGTATACATGATgtaaaagaagaagaaagatttGATGGGTATTATCATAATCAATTTTTGATTGTGAATGATTGTTTACATCGGTACAGATTTGAAACAGAATGGATGTTCTTCTTTGATGTGGATGAATATATTTATGTTCAAAATGGAAAATCGATTAGATCTATGGTGGATTTGGTTAGGGATTATACCCAATTTGAGATTGAACAAATTCCTATTTCTAATCAAATTTGTTTGGCTGAAGATGATGGAGAAACTTCCAAGTAAGTTTACTTTTCTTCTCTAATTTTGTTGGGTTGTTTGAAATTGCTTATTTTGGGATGTGTGTTTTTGTGGTTGTTTAGTTCGATTGTTGGATTGTTTTTTGGTGGGTTATTTTGGGTTTTGCAATTTATGAGGGAAGTTGTTATGAAATGTTTGgaattttgtttgttgtttttgttcGAGGGAAAACGAGTTAGACAAACGGTTGATagctaataattaattatagtgACTGATTTAGTtagttgattttattaactgttCGAGCAATTGATTTTGAGTCCGCTGCCCTGAGCTTTTTATTTAAAAGCAGCTTATTTATAGCAATAAgttatttcaattaattaatttaccaaatatttacATTGACGGTTTAACTATTCAACACTTTAATGgtattaaaataaactaaaattaatcgATAAGCTATTTAATCAAATACTCTCTTAAAGTTTAATATCCGAAAGAAGAATAAATGAGATTGGAAGAGATATAAGTACTGTtatctagaaattagaagtgcTACATTTTAATTGTAACATTTAATataaattgcaaataaaaatattacaacttGTTTCAGTTATAGAATATCAATTTCACTTTTTCCAACCAAAGTTGTTCGATTTTCATCAAACTTTTTTCTTTCACGGGTCTACTTTATATtcacaaaatataaattacaaatagaaatattaaaaaatggagaaattgtcaaaaataaataaatctttACTCGatttgctgaaaataaatttaaatatgttaaaaataaattaaattattgtgtatttataattctttgatatacaaaaaagatgaatttatttttacatgatcaaacaaaaatgaatttattattACCTTACAAAATTTAGATTAACAGAAAGAATAAAACTTTAAGAAAGAAACATGGTGTTGGATAACATGAAAATATGTCAATAACTAATTAAAATAGGCCCTAAACGTAAATGAAAATGGAAGTCCCAACTCCCAAATAATTTTGTATCAGTGTATACAATCATCTTCATAGGATAGTGatgagaacaaggtaaaatAAGGCTTTTAGGTAACCTAACTAAAGTAGAGGTGCCCATAATTTTTTAATGGGAGATTCAAATCTACACGATAACTGACTAAACTAAGGTTCATTAAATTGTTCCACCGtaacctttttgcacataaaacgttagtaAACGTTAATTTTAAAGCTTTAAGGTTGTTGTACGCTTATTTATATGACTCATCATTTTAAATGTCATCATTTTCAACATTTTCCCCCCAAAATATAAACTCTAACTCTACCATTTTTGAATTCCcgggaaaaaaatataatttggatgaaagatggaTAAGAcagggtttatgttttgggagAAAAGGTTGAAACTAATGGCATTTAAAATGGTGAGTCGCACAAATAGGCGTAtaatagctttaaaacccaaaacctcaagGTTATGACGTGGAATTTCCCcttttaaattaaaagttaaatattaaaaaagtgaTATATTCACATAATAGACTGCTACTTTCATcgtttcaaaatacttgcaTTAAATACATTTTTGCGCAATCTGATGCGTTTGTCAAATCGCTTGTATTTAgagttatatataattaaaaattattaaaaaattgatattgtgAAAAAGTGCgacgagacgaatcaaacaaattttcacatgactatttttttcttgtacaatagccaaaatatataaattaccaTAAAATAATGAATAGTGGAAAAATAGATTTGGTACAAGTAATATGAACGGGaaagtataaattttttaagaGTTACTAGTATGCATATAACTTTTGTTAAAACATGGCCAATGGCTTTTTATTGGTGGTTTTTGGAAACAACTTTTGGTTGGTAATTGAAAGCTGATTATAGTGGCTGATTTGATcagttaattttattaattggcagtgtcgtttttgtatatttttaagCCTTAGGCGAAACATAAAAAAGGCCTATATAGAAAGTTTTGGTTCTTTCTTTCTCCAACTATGCattatataatttcttttttttaatcacataaatatcaaataaatatacaaatttaagATCATGTAATAATAAGGTACTTGTGcacaaactaaattttaataataaggatTAAGTCAATTAGGACCCTTTTATAAGTTGGGCCCTAAGCGATTGTACCTCAAAACTACCCTCAGGAACGACCCTGATAATTGGTTTGATCAACTAATTTTAAAGCCATTGCTATGAACAGCTTATTTAtatcaataagttgtttcatCCAGTTAGttaatcaaataataattaatttgatcatttaactctatttatatcaaaataagctaatatTATTCAATAAATCATTTTGAATTTACTTGCTCATTAGTAGACTTGGACATGAAATGGGTCGATACTACATATCATGCTCATAAACCTGCACAACACAGCCATTTAACCACCAATCACCTTAGTGGATCATAGGCGAGCCACATTCACCATTCTCTAGAATGGTCGGGTTAAAAATACAATATACCGACATTTGGATGGGGCCGAGGGAGGGCTCTAtgtttaacacaaatttattttcattaatacttCCTCTTATTCAgcctaaatattttatttgaatggacatatttattaatatattatttctattattaaaatctttaattatgcataattaaaaattataataaattaatattaataatttttgtattaaaataaatcaaataaaatttaaaataaatatatattatagtttatagattaaaaatacaatcaataattgataaataatgtTAACATTAAATGAGACCAACTTTATTTGCGTTTTGTATTGTTGTGCGCATTATGCATGGTCCCATTAAGCTTAACCTGTCTGCAACTCTGCGAGAGCCTGAGATTCCCTAGGGTATTGAACGCTACATTTTAATTATCGACATAATTAACTGTTATTGCTTATTTTATATCTTGTCGATTAATGTGTGAGAATAAATGTAGTCAagtaagattttatttgaatcgtctaatcacatattttcgtaatattaattttttataatttttacatgtgtatagttcaatataaaaattatcaaaataaaacaCTGAATTGCctaaaaaattaaggaaaaattacactgaataatacaaactttcactgattttcctacaataatacgaactttcaattaatcatgaataatacgaattttaatacatatttcccgctagcatacctGACTGGTTCTTTACCTGGAAAAAcggtaaattccccatttcttcattatgctagtgggaaatatatatcaaagttcgtattttattcatagttaattgaaagttcgtattattgtaggaaaatcagtgaaagttcgtattattcagagtaatttttcttacttacttttatcagccaaaaaaaaattttggaatGATTAAGTTTACCGGTAATaggtaaaatggtatgccagcgggaaatatgtatcaaagttcgtattattcatggttaattgaaagttcgtattattgtaggaaaatcagtgaaagttcgtattatttagggtaatttttccaaaaattaaatgtagcaagtatagtgaaacggaggaagtatttattttaatttattttttattttaatttaatataaaataaatttgtttaattttttgtttttggggATAATTTTACCGCTTTTTACTCAATATTCTCTCttttacttcctccgttccaaatGAGTTGTAACATtggtaaaaatgacattatttattctttactcttaatttgtgattagtttttaatctataggttaaaatatagtcaagtgagtttttgtttaattcttctcattgcaaagattattagtatcaaatttttataattttttattatatataattagagatattaaggattaaattagtgcatttgATTGcgtaaaaaaacaaacattacAAGTAAattagaacggaggaagtattattaaCTAACCCACTGCCTTACCTCATTATGCacaattctttaattttcttgtgAAAAGCAAATAAAACTACTTTTTATCACTAAAATCGTCAAGTTTTTGAAACTTTCTCTTTTACATGGAAGAacacaactttttttaaaaaacgagGTAAGGTTggaaaatttgttaaatattAGAGTGGACATGGG
The Amaranthus tricolor cultivar Red isolate AtriRed21 chromosome 11, ASM2621246v1, whole genome shotgun sequence DNA segment above includes these coding regions:
- the LOC130827683 gene encoding galactan beta-1,4-galactosyltransferase GALS2; translation: MPLIKDLKPRRSDRNLIIGLTCNYATNFKLILFIIFLLFSTFLAFLHFIPSSYFISSSCLPDPDPDPNPLTHQLPTTDRILENGATKRYFYPFGSGAYSFIFMSAYRGGLNSFAIVGLSSKPLHLYSRPTYTCEYKTQNDTVLTKTSRILPDWGFGRIYTVLIINCTFPHGTHNPSNGGQLLLHIPSPVNPNLTDTIIALTEKPFSWDPSNFLSPPKFEFLYCGSPLYGNLSPQRMREWIAYHVRLFGKKSHFAIYDAGGVHKEVMEVLKPWMDLGYISIHDVKEEERFDGYYHNQFLIVNDCLHRYRFETEWMFFFDVDEYIYVQNGKSIRSMVDLVRDYTQFEIEQIPISNQICLAEDDGETSKKWAMEKLVYRNVKKVARRDRKYAIQPRNVLATGVHLSKNFFGESAPKTEKLIKYFHYHGTIVERRDTCKHFLNRTKSTKLGDVPFVLETSMRPLARLVKKFELETIGSKLESTKL